One Candidatus Zixiibacteriota bacterium genomic window carries:
- a CDS encoding SDR family oxidoreductase: MALLTDKVAVVTGASRGVGAATARLLAAEGARVVLCARRREGLEQAAHTLDPDGSRCLIAPADVGTLDGMKGLVDAALGRFGRIDLFINNAGAGVRKPIEETTEGEWDLMFAVNVKAVFRSLRELIPVMRRQGGGHIINVSSMASTAGQPTLGPYAASKAALNLLTESAGEELRNDNIKVSLVMPGSIATNFLARVAADRNPSPAAKPRLTPEQVAAMIVAIAAQDAGVWTSRVHIRPLRTK; the protein is encoded by the coding sequence ATGGCATTACTCACGGACAAAGTGGCGGTCGTCACCGGGGCCTCCCGAGGGGTCGGGGCGGCGACCGCCCGGCTTCTGGCAGCCGAAGGGGCCCGGGTCGTGCTCTGCGCGAGGCGGCGGGAGGGGCTCGAGCAGGCCGCCCACACGCTCGATCCGGACGGCTCGCGCTGTCTCATCGCCCCGGCGGACGTCGGGACGCTTGACGGTATGAAGGGACTGGTCGACGCGGCGCTCGGCCGGTTCGGGCGAATCGACCTGTTCATCAACAATGCCGGGGCGGGAGTCCGCAAGCCGATCGAAGAAACGACCGAGGGGGAATGGGATCTCATGTTCGCCGTCAACGTCAAAGCGGTCTTCCGTTCCCTGCGCGAACTGATCCCGGTCATGCGGCGGCAAGGGGGCGGGCACATCATCAACGTGTCGTCCATGGCCTCCACCGCCGGGCAGCCGACCCTGGGCCCCTACGCCGCTTCGAAAGCCGCGCTCAACCTGCTCACCGAATCGGCCGGGGAAGAGCTGCGCAACGACAACATCAAGGTGTCGCTCGTCATGCCGGGGTCAATCGCGACCAATTTCCTCGCGCGGGTCGCCGCCGATCGCAATCCCTCGCCCGCCGCCAAGCCGCGCCTGACGCCGGAGCAGGTGGCGGCGATGATCGTCGCAATCGCCGCGCAGGATGCGGGCGTGTGGACCTCGCGGGTCCACATACGGCCGCTGCGCACCAAGTAG
- a CDS encoding sigma 54-interacting transcriptional regulator, with protein MRVITDTADGLLAAAAHYLEELLAARDFSGAVKYYEANRRQLETAGSALAGRILRLVARAHLALASYPTALRLARMAQAIHSEHGDTLELAETFLTVAEVLRDSGELKQAEKAFRDAESIFRRNDCAEGQSRALNLLAGLYFRQNDYRNSLTVLMEAIGLAKRLDDRKKLAYMMGNIGRIQTFLGEFAEAKKHLEINLTLSEELGQTLEAARAALSLGYVQMQEGDFAGAETTFQKAAAGLRRVESPRDQVILRTYLGELYYRSERAAEAAEMLESALAAAEAIGRETTLTGRVLRHLAEASLRVGHDRVAARYAARALAILAKTGEMVEQGAVLKVQAILAERGGRIAEARELFVKALDTLHQSGVRFEKAEALVAAGQSAAFDPRKRLTCLFRAEEYFRRGGMQRRLEEIDRLLAGTDRLRPGDAPGAAARTSEVEFLTANEQIKRFKQQLSYVAKSDLPVLLTGETGVGKDHMARYFHAICRPDGPFVAVNCASIPETLLESELFGYAKGAFTGADRDKEGLFVTANGGVLYLDEIGDMPPTLQAKLLGVLESRRVVPVGSTKEVPLDIRLVVATNRDLQAMVERGLFRRDLYYRISGITFHLPPLRDRKEDIPLLLRHFLQNCRRLAESPLPADVIHRFVEYAWPGNVRELNNKVKRLEVMAELAAEGDLSELAHAVFGDPGRDQRSSLFEQVERFERQMLIEALLATGGNKSEAARILGIHEATVRTKLKRYGISLEGGALN; from the coding sequence ATGAGAGTGATTACCGACACTGCCGACGGACTGCTTGCGGCAGCGGCTCACTACCTGGAGGAATTGCTCGCCGCGCGGGATTTTTCGGGCGCGGTCAAGTACTACGAGGCGAATCGCCGCCAGCTTGAGACGGCGGGAAGCGCGCTCGCGGGACGAATTCTCCGGTTGGTGGCCCGGGCTCACCTTGCGCTCGCTTCGTACCCCACGGCGCTCCGCCTGGCCCGCATGGCGCAGGCCATCCACTCCGAGCACGGCGACACGCTCGAGTTGGCGGAGACTTTCCTCACGGTGGCCGAAGTTCTTCGGGACAGCGGCGAACTGAAGCAAGCGGAGAAAGCATTCCGAGACGCCGAATCAATCTTTCGGCGCAACGATTGTGCGGAAGGGCAGAGCAGGGCGCTGAACCTGCTGGCCGGCCTCTACTTCCGCCAAAACGACTATCGCAATTCGCTGACGGTGCTGATGGAGGCCATCGGCCTCGCCAAGCGCCTGGACGACCGCAAGAAACTTGCGTACATGATGGGCAACATCGGCCGTATCCAGACATTCCTCGGCGAATTCGCAGAGGCCAAGAAACATCTCGAAATCAACCTCACCCTGTCCGAGGAACTGGGACAGACTCTCGAGGCGGCGCGGGCGGCGCTGTCCCTCGGCTACGTGCAGATGCAGGAAGGGGACTTTGCCGGGGCCGAGACGACGTTCCAGAAAGCGGCGGCCGGTTTGCGCCGGGTCGAAAGCCCGCGCGATCAGGTAATCCTCCGCACCTACCTGGGCGAGCTGTACTACCGGAGCGAGCGGGCGGCGGAAGCGGCCGAGATGCTCGAGAGCGCGCTGGCGGCCGCCGAGGCTATCGGTCGGGAGACGACCCTGACCGGCCGCGTGCTGCGCCACCTGGCCGAGGCCTCGCTGCGTGTCGGCCACGACCGGGTTGCCGCGCGCTATGCGGCCCGGGCGCTGGCGATTCTGGCCAAAACCGGCGAGATGGTCGAGCAGGGAGCCGTGCTGAAAGTGCAGGCCATCCTCGCCGAACGCGGCGGTCGCATCGCCGAAGCCCGCGAGCTGTTCGTGAAAGCGCTCGACACGCTCCACCAGTCGGGCGTTCGGTTTGAGAAGGCCGAGGCGCTGGTGGCGGCCGGCCAGTCGGCCGCTTTCGACCCGCGCAAACGCCTGACCTGCCTGTTCCGCGCCGAAGAGTATTTCCGCCGCGGGGGGATGCAGCGGCGTCTGGAGGAGATTGACCGCCTGCTGGCCGGCACGGACCGCCTGCGGCCGGGCGACGCCCCCGGCGCGGCCGCGAGGACCTCCGAGGTGGAATTCCTGACCGCCAACGAGCAGATCAAGCGGTTCAAACAGCAACTGAGCTACGTCGCCAAGTCCGATCTCCCCGTCCTGCTGACCGGCGAGACGGGTGTCGGCAAGGACCACATGGCCCGGTACTTCCACGCGATCTGCCGGCCCGATGGTCCTTTTGTGGCGGTCAATTGCGCCTCGATTCCCGAGACCCTTCTGGAGTCGGAGCTGTTCGGATACGCCAAGGGGGCTTTCACCGGAGCCGACCGCGACAAAGAAGGACTTTTCGTGACCGCCAACGGCGGCGTGCTCTACCTCGACGAGATCGGGGACATGCCGCCGACTCTCCAGGCCAAACTGCTCGGCGTTCTGGAAAGCCGCCGGGTGGTGCCGGTCGGATCGACGAAAGAGGTGCCGCTCGACATCCGGCTCGTCGTGGCGACCAACCGCGATCTCCAGGCGATGGTGGAGCGCGGATTGTTCCGCCGCGATCTCTACTACCGCATCAGCGGCATTACGTTCCACCTCCCCCCGCTGCGCGACCGGAAAGAGGATATCCCGCTCCTGCTGCGGCACTTCCTCCAAAACTGCCGCCGCCTGGCGGAGAGCCCGCTGCCGGCCGACGTTATCCACCGCTTTGTCGAGTATGCCTGGCCGGGCAACGTGCGCGAGCTGAACAACAAAGTCAAACGGCTCGAGGTGATGGCGGAACTGGCCGCCGAGGGAGATCTCTCCGAATTGGCCCATGCCGTGTTCGGCGACCCCGGTCGGGATCAACGCTCCTCGCTCTTCGAGCAGGTTGAGCGGTTCGAGCGGCAGATGCTGATCGAGGCCCTGCTGGCCACCGGCGGCAACAAGTCGGAGGCGGCGCGCATCCTCGGAATCCACGAGGCCACCGTCCGCACGAAACTCAAGCGCTACGGCATCAGCCTGGAAGGAGGTGCGCTCAACTAG
- a CDS encoding bifunctional phosphoglucose/phosphomannose isomerase yields the protein MNILDDIEKIRAHDPENMYNRIFDFPEQLADAVKLGKLWKFDASAFPGIKNIVTVGMGGSGIAGDLMRSYLRTKLLVPVDICRSYALPEYVDDETLVVAASYSGNTEETLAAVDDALNRKAMLAAIATGGLLEEVAQLNDIPLAKLPGGLQPRAALGYLFVMTMMFLEQVGHAKGFSKELEKVIPQLQKHREKYIEDNSTTINPAKNLAQKLHKKIVIVYSGPTLTDAVGRRWKAQLCENAKTLAFANQFPEFNHNELVGWSPSIEELASHLAVVILRDLGDHPQVRQRMNIVGELIRSRGVEAIDVHSRGETELERMLSLVQFGDFVSYYLAILNEVDPTPVKIIDALKKALAEAKK from the coding sequence TTGAATATACTCGACGACATTGAGAAGATCCGCGCCCACGATCCGGAAAACATGTACAACCGAATCTTCGATTTTCCCGAGCAGTTGGCGGATGCGGTGAAACTCGGCAAACTCTGGAAGTTCGATGCGAGCGCGTTCCCGGGCATCAAGAATATCGTTACCGTGGGCATGGGCGGGTCCGGAATCGCCGGCGACCTCATGCGCAGCTACCTCCGCACCAAACTGCTCGTGCCGGTCGACATCTGCCGCTCCTACGCGCTGCCCGAGTATGTCGACGACGAGACCCTGGTGGTCGCCGCCTCCTACAGCGGCAACACCGAGGAGACGCTCGCGGCGGTGGACGACGCGCTCAACCGCAAGGCCATGCTCGCCGCGATCGCCACCGGCGGTCTGCTTGAGGAAGTGGCCCAGCTCAACGACATCCCGCTGGCCAAACTGCCCGGCGGTCTCCAGCCCCGCGCCGCCCTCGGCTACCTCTTCGTGATGACCATGATGTTTCTCGAACAGGTCGGCCACGCCAAGGGGTTCTCCAAGGAGCTCGAGAAGGTCATCCCGCAGCTGCAGAAGCACCGGGAGAAGTATATCGAAGACAATTCGACGACCATCAACCCGGCCAAGAACCTCGCCCAGAAACTGCACAAGAAGATCGTGATCGTCTATAGCGGACCGACCCTGACCGATGCGGTCGGGCGGCGCTGGAAAGCTCAGTTGTGCGAGAACGCCAAGACCCTCGCCTTCGCCAACCAGTTCCCGGAATTCAATCACAACGAGCTGGTCGGCTGGTCGCCGTCGATCGAGGAACTCGCCTCGCACCTGGCCGTCGTGATCCTGCGCGACCTTGGCGACCACCCGCAGGTGCGCCAGCGCATGAACATCGTCGGCGAACTGATCCGCTCGCGCGGGGTGGAGGCGATCGACGTTCACTCGCGCGGGGAGACCGAGCTCGAGCGGATGCTCTCGCTGGTCCAGTTCGGCGACTTCGTCTCCTATTACCTCGCGATTCTCAACGAGGTCGACCCGACGCCGGTGAAGATCATCGACGCCCTGAAGAAGGCGCTCGCGGAGGCCAAAAAATAG
- the dprA gene encoding DNA-processing protein DprA, with translation MTSSERHRRLVDTIGLLQVPGIGGGRFDRLVRAFGSAGAASAASIAELAAVPGISRALATAIHEQYDEASAEATAGQIAQLGWAVIFPDDADYPPMLSALEPPPPLLFRVGEPAHASDRMIAIVGTRHPTERGRMFAHGLARALAESGIAVVSGMAEGIDTAAHTGALDGGGRTVAVWGSSLDQVYPPTNRGLADRIRERGAIYSEYLPGTFPDRPHFPERNRIISGMAWGVVVVEAGDRSGALITAEHALRQNRTVFAVPGPPGATASLGCNELLKQGAGLVTSVEDIFRELPTLRGEVKVQRAAERPDLTPTEREIVALFTAGPVQLDDLARRLNKPVAELTQFLLALELKGVVLELAGKRFTLSDEFA, from the coding sequence TTGACCAGCAGCGAGCGACATAGACGATTAGTCGACACGATCGGGCTGCTGCAGGTGCCCGGCATCGGCGGCGGCCGATTCGACCGACTTGTCCGCGCCTTCGGTTCGGCCGGCGCGGCGTCCGCGGCCTCGATCGCCGAGCTGGCGGCTGTCCCGGGCATTTCCCGCGCCCTGGCGACTGCTATCCATGAGCAGTATGACGAGGCGTCGGCGGAAGCGACCGCCGGCCAGATTGCGCAGCTGGGCTGGGCCGTGATTTTTCCCGACGATGCGGACTACCCGCCGATGTTGAGCGCACTCGAGCCGCCACCCCCTCTTTTGTTCCGGGTCGGAGAGCCGGCGCACGCCTCGGATCGCATGATCGCGATCGTGGGCACGCGCCACCCGACCGAACGCGGGCGGATGTTCGCGCACGGCCTGGCGCGGGCGCTGGCCGAGTCGGGCATCGCGGTCGTGTCGGGCATGGCCGAGGGGATCGACACCGCCGCCCACACGGGAGCGCTCGACGGGGGCGGCCGCACGGTCGCCGTCTGGGGCAGCTCGCTCGATCAAGTTTACCCCCCGACCAACCGGGGCCTGGCCGACCGGATCAGGGAACGGGGGGCGATCTACTCGGAGTACCTCCCCGGCACGTTCCCCGACCGCCCGCATTTCCCCGAGCGCAACCGCATCATCTCCGGCATGGCCTGGGGAGTGGTGGTGGTCGAGGCGGGAGACCGGTCGGGGGCGCTGATTACGGCGGAACACGCCCTGCGGCAGAACCGCACGGTGTTCGCCGTCCCCGGCCCCCCGGGTGCGACCGCCAGCCTCGGCTGCAATGAACTTCTCAAGCAGGGGGCCGGGCTGGTGACCTCGGTCGAGGACATTTTTCGCGAGTTGCCCACCCTGAGAGGCGAGGTCAAGGTGCAGCGGGCGGCCGAGCGCCCGGACCTGACGCCGACCGAGCGGGAAATCGTGGCCCTCTTCACGGCCGGACCGGTGCAGCTCGATGACCTCGCGCGCCGCCTGAACAAACCGGTCGCCGAACTCACCCAGTTCCTGCTGGCGCTGGAGCTCAAGGGGGTCGTCCTCGAACTGGCCGGCAAACGCTTCACGCTGAGCGACGAATTCGCATGA
- a CDS encoding DUF1858 domain-containing protein, translating into MITPETRVDEMVERYPDAVRFLMSRGLPCVVCGEPFWGSLEELCRQKGWPTVRLAELVDEFNRLHS; encoded by the coding sequence ATGATTACGCCGGAAACCAGAGTCGACGAAATGGTGGAGCGCTATCCGGACGCGGTGCGCTTTCTCATGAGCCGGGGACTGCCGTGCGTCGTGTGCGGGGAGCCGTTCTGGGGAAGCCTGGAGGAGTTGTGCCGGCAGAAGGGTTGGCCGACGGTCCGCCTTGCGGAACTCGTGGACGAGTTCAATCGGCTGCACTCGTGA
- the obgE gene encoding GTPase ObgE: MFVDYAEIEVTAGKGGHGVVSFHREKFIPKGGPDGGDGGHGGSVAAVADPQLTTLLDYRYKKHYRAENGQPGQGSLKTGRSGHDIELRLPVGTIVTDLDTGEQLADLDSPGARVILARGGKGGLGNNHFKTSTNQTPRKATTGYPGEHRRLALELKLLADVGLVGKPNAGKSTILATFSAARPKIADYPFTTLIPNLGIVRLREHKSCVMADIPGLIEGAAEGKGLGLQFLRHIQRTVVLVYVVDINDGDIEGTLRLLRRELARYDESLARRPSLVAVTKIDTVSESDLKAVSEKLSDGYIYLSAVAGLGAGSFLEAIERILDQQRAT, from the coding sequence ATGTTTGTCGACTACGCCGAGATCGAGGTCACCGCCGGCAAAGGCGGACACGGAGTAGTCTCCTTCCACCGGGAGAAGTTCATCCCGAAAGGGGGTCCGGACGGCGGGGACGGCGGCCACGGCGGGAGTGTCGCCGCGGTGGCCGACCCCCAACTGACCACCCTGCTCGATTACCGGTACAAGAAGCACTACCGGGCGGAGAACGGACAGCCCGGCCAGGGGTCGCTCAAGACCGGGCGTTCGGGGCACGATATCGAATTGCGGCTCCCGGTGGGGACGATCGTCACCGACCTCGACACCGGCGAGCAGCTTGCCGATCTCGACTCGCCGGGGGCGAGAGTGATCCTCGCCCGCGGGGGCAAAGGGGGACTCGGCAACAATCACTTCAAGACCTCGACCAATCAGACGCCGCGCAAGGCGACGACGGGGTATCCCGGCGAGCACCGCCGGCTGGCGCTGGAGTTGAAGTTGCTGGCCGACGTCGGCCTGGTGGGCAAGCCGAACGCGGGGAAATCGACTATCCTGGCCACGTTCTCGGCCGCCCGCCCCAAGATCGCCGACTACCCGTTCACGACGCTGATCCCGAATCTGGGGATCGTCCGACTGCGCGAGCACAAGTCCTGCGTTATGGCCGACATCCCCGGACTCATCGAGGGGGCGGCCGAGGGGAAAGGACTGGGGCTGCAGTTTCTCCGGCACATCCAGCGGACCGTCGTGCTCGTGTATGTCGTCGATATCAACGACGGGGATATCGAAGGGACGCTCCGGCTGCTGCGGCGCGAGCTGGCCCGGTACGACGAGTCGTTGGCTCGGCGGCCCTCGCTGGTGGCGGTGACGAAGATCGACACGGTGAGCGAAAGTGATCTGAAAGCGGTTTCCGAAAAGTTGTCCGACGGCTATATTTACCTGTCCGCGGTGGCCGGCCTGGGGGCCGGGAGCTTCCTTGAGGCGATAGAGCGAATCCTTGACCAGCAGCGAGCGACATAG
- the ptsP gene encoding phosphoenolpyruvate--protein phosphotransferase, translating to MIGMDGKEYTIDGVPISSGIVLGTARVMLPGEAQVSEMPIPASRVPREIDALQKAVDETLDELREVHQAAIRKIGGPVAKIFEAQVMIASDTEFLKRVRAAIEEQRLGAAYVYQKLVQETVDPLQNSPDRYMRQVALDIEAVAARVVARLSGRIPQQKRFAPNTIMVGKSFSPNDVVSYRERKATGFVISEGGADSHMALIARALLLPVVLAEEAWQKIPNNTRIIADAVSGRVIVNPSQATWEDYQRRRRRLGPTVLSRIKKLGRIPPVTADGVEVAIGANLTLPGPADEILAHQRVQVGLYRTEFLYLANGAFPSEEAQYDYYRRIARTFGPTPVVLRTFDLGGDKVFNGGGFPVEDNPALGLRGIRTMLAMREEFRTQIRAILRASAHGNLRILLPMVTELEEIERARKIISQEKQKLRREAIPFGEDVPLGIMIEVPSAALTADTLSRRVDFVSIGTNDLTQYTLAADRMNSHVAHLYNALHPAVLNLVWHTVKTCRANGVPVTVCGELAGQRLALPLLIGMGVDVLSMAPARLVEVCRLIRKINSTRARDLVGPVLAGGTLQAVVDRLRDYRETLEHVDPRMREDS from the coding sequence ATGATCGGCATGGATGGCAAGGAATACACCATAGACGGGGTGCCGATCTCCAGCGGGATTGTTCTCGGAACCGCCCGGGTGATGCTGCCGGGCGAGGCGCAGGTATCGGAAATGCCGATCCCGGCGTCCCGGGTGCCCCGGGAGATCGACGCCCTGCAGAAGGCGGTCGACGAGACCCTCGACGAGCTTCGCGAGGTCCACCAGGCGGCCATCCGCAAGATTGGCGGTCCGGTGGCGAAGATATTCGAAGCTCAGGTCATGATCGCCAGCGACACCGAGTTCCTCAAGCGGGTGCGGGCCGCCATCGAGGAGCAGCGGCTCGGCGCCGCCTATGTCTACCAGAAGCTGGTGCAGGAGACGGTCGACCCGCTGCAAAACTCCCCCGACCGTTACATGCGGCAGGTAGCGCTCGATATCGAGGCGGTTGCGGCCCGGGTGGTGGCCCGGCTATCGGGGCGGATCCCCCAGCAGAAGCGGTTCGCCCCCAACACCATCATGGTGGGGAAATCGTTTTCCCCCAACGACGTGGTCTCGTACCGGGAGCGCAAAGCCACCGGCTTCGTCATCAGCGAAGGGGGCGCCGATTCTCACATGGCGCTCATCGCCCGCGCTCTTTTGCTGCCGGTCGTGCTGGCCGAGGAGGCATGGCAGAAAATCCCCAACAACACCCGGATTATCGCCGATGCCGTGTCCGGCCGGGTCATCGTCAACCCCAGCCAGGCGACTTGGGAAGATTACCAGCGGCGCCGGCGACGGCTCGGGCCGACCGTGCTCAGCCGCATCAAGAAGCTCGGCCGCATCCCGCCGGTCACGGCCGATGGCGTTGAGGTGGCGATCGGGGCCAACCTGACGCTGCCCGGCCCGGCCGATGAAATCCTCGCCCACCAGCGCGTCCAGGTCGGTCTCTACCGCACCGAGTTCTTGTACCTCGCGAACGGGGCGTTTCCCTCGGAGGAGGCCCAGTACGATTACTACCGGCGGATCGCCCGGACTTTCGGCCCGACGCCGGTGGTGCTGCGGACTTTCGACCTCGGGGGCGACAAGGTGTTCAACGGCGGCGGCTTCCCGGTCGAGGACAACCCCGCCTTGGGACTGCGGGGAATCCGCACTATGCTGGCGATGCGGGAAGAATTCCGCACCCAGATCCGGGCGATCCTCCGCGCGTCCGCCCACGGCAATCTGCGGATCCTGCTGCCGATGGTCACCGAGCTGGAGGAAATTGAGCGGGCCCGGAAGATCATTTCGCAGGAGAAGCAGAAACTTCGGCGGGAAGCTATCCCCTTTGGCGAAGACGTTCCCCTGGGGATCATGATCGAAGTCCCATCGGCCGCCCTCACGGCCGACACGTTGAGTCGGCGTGTGGACTTCGTGTCGATCGGGACGAACGATCTGACGCAGTATACGCTGGCCGCGGACCGGATGAACAGCCACGTGGCGCACCTGTACAACGCCCTGCACCCGGCCGTGCTGAACCTGGTCTGGCATACGGTCAAGACCTGCCGGGCCAACGGCGTGCCGGTGACCGTGTGCGGCGAGCTGGCCGGCCAGCGGCTGGCCCTGCCCCTGCTGATCGGTATGGGCGTGGACGTGCTGTCGATGGCGCCGGCGCGCCTGGTCGAGGTCTGCCGTTTAATCCGCAAAATCAACTCCACCCGGGCGCGGGACCTGGTCGGGCCGGTGCTCGCCGGCGGCACGCTGCAGGCGGTGGTGGACCGCCTGCGTGACTATAGAGAGACCCTGGAACACGTGGACCCCAGAATGAGAGAGGACAGCTGA
- the ettA gene encoding energy-dependent translational throttle protein EttA → MAEKYIFHMYGVNKFYGQKQVLRDINLSFYPGAKIGIVGENGAGKTTVLNIMAGRDTEFIGHAFITPGYRAGMVEQEPQLDPQLTVRQTIESAFGETKALLDEYNRLADSMAAPADDAAMQKAMDRMGVLQDKIEAVDAWNLDQRLKVAADALCLPEDDRIVGTLSGGERRRVALCKVLLEKPDLLLLDEPTNHLDAETINWLEEQLREYPGTVIIVTHDRYFLDNVTRWILELDGGHGIPWEGNYSSWLEQKLAALAESEKKNSPRARALERELSWIRMSRGDRTELTRARMREYEQLVARETAAAKGAEAVIRIAPGPELGSQVIEFREVGMGYDSRRLFENLSFAVPRSAVVGLVGPNGAGKTTLLKMVTGDVAPSEGQVVIGSTVRLAYVDQEREALAGGRSLIEEIGGGAEEIMIGKRAVPIRQYLAQFGFKGAAQQKMASELSGGERNRCLLAKVLKSGGNVLLLDEPTNDLDVNTLRMLEEAILDFSGCVLVISHDRFFLDRIGTHLLVFEGEGKVRWFEGTFSEYEEWRIREMGDRLFENRRNRYRTIVRA, encoded by the coding sequence ATGGCCGAGAAATACATCTTCCACATGTACGGCGTCAACAAGTTCTACGGGCAGAAGCAGGTGCTCCGCGACATCAACCTCAGCTTCTACCCGGGGGCCAAGATCGGGATCGTCGGCGAGAACGGCGCCGGAAAAACCACCGTACTGAACATCATGGCCGGCCGCGACACCGAGTTCATCGGGCACGCTTTTATCACACCCGGCTACCGGGCCGGGATGGTCGAGCAGGAGCCGCAGCTCGATCCCCAACTGACTGTCCGCCAGACCATCGAGTCGGCCTTCGGGGAGACCAAGGCTCTCCTGGACGAGTACAACCGGCTGGCCGACAGCATGGCGGCGCCGGCCGACGACGCGGCGATGCAGAAGGCGATGGACCGGATGGGCGTGCTGCAGGACAAAATCGAGGCCGTCGACGCCTGGAATCTCGACCAGCGGCTCAAGGTGGCGGCCGATGCGCTGTGTCTGCCCGAGGACGACCGGATTGTCGGCACGCTGTCGGGCGGCGAACGGCGGCGGGTGGCGCTGTGCAAGGTGCTCCTGGAAAAACCCGACCTGCTGCTGCTCGACGAGCCGACCAACCACCTCGACGCCGAGACGATCAACTGGCTGGAGGAGCAACTGCGGGAATACCCGGGAACCGTGATCATCGTGACGCACGACCGGTACTTTCTCGACAACGTGACCCGGTGGATTCTCGAGTTGGACGGCGGGCACGGGATCCCGTGGGAGGGGAACTACAGTTCCTGGCTGGAGCAGAAACTTGCGGCGCTGGCCGAATCGGAGAAGAAGAATTCGCCGCGGGCCCGGGCGCTGGAGCGGGAGTTGTCGTGGATTCGGATGAGCCGGGGGGACCGCACCGAGCTGACCCGCGCGCGCATGCGCGAGTATGAGCAACTGGTGGCGCGCGAAACGGCGGCCGCCAAAGGGGCCGAGGCGGTCATCCGCATCGCCCCCGGCCCCGAACTGGGAAGCCAGGTGATCGAGTTCCGCGAGGTCGGCATGGGATACGACAGCCGGCGCCTTTTTGAGAACCTCTCGTTCGCCGTCCCCCGCAGCGCCGTGGTCGGGCTGGTCGGACCGAACGGCGCCGGCAAAACGACGCTGCTGAAGATGGTCACCGGTGACGTGGCGCCGTCGGAAGGACAGGTGGTGATCGGCTCGACGGTCCGGTTGGCGTATGTCGATCAGGAGCGTGAGGCGCTCGCGGGCGGCCGGAGCCTGATCGAGGAAATCGGCGGCGGGGCCGAGGAGATCATGATCGGCAAGCGGGCGGTGCCGATTCGGCAGTACCTCGCCCAGTTCGGATTCAAGGGCGCCGCCCAGCAGAAGATGGCGAGCGAGCTGTCCGGCGGCGAGCGCAACCGTTGCCTCCTGGCGAAAGTGCTCAAATCCGGCGGCAACGTCCTGCTGTTGGACGAGCCGACCAACGATCTGGACGTCAACACCCTTCGCATGCTCGAGGAGGCGATCCTCGATTTCTCCGGCTGCGTGCTCGTCATCAGCCACGACCGGTTCTTCCTCGACCGCATCGGCACCCACCTCCTCGTGTTCGAGGGCGAAGGGAAGGTGCGCTGGTTCGAGGGGACTTTCTCCGAGTACGAGGAGTGGCGAATCCGGGAGATGGGCGACCGCCTGTTCGAGAACCGGCGGAACCGGTACCGGACAATCGTGCGGGCCTGA
- a CDS encoding HPr family phosphocarrier protein, which produces MITATATIVNKLGLHARPSAMLVTTASRFESEVWVTKDGLRVNGKSIMGVMMLAAERGSQLLIEVNGPDEQEALQAVLRVIEGGFGERPD; this is translated from the coding sequence ATGATCACGGCCACCGCGACGATCGTCAACAAACTGGGTCTCCACGCCCGTCCCTCGGCCATGCTGGTCACCACCGCATCGCGCTTCGAGTCCGAGGTCTGGGTCACCAAAGACGGTTTGCGGGTGAACGGGAAATCGATCATGGGGGTAATGATGCTGGCGGCCGAGCGCGGCTCACAACTGCTCATCGAGGTGAACGGACCCGACGAGCAGGAGGCCCTCCAGGCAGTCCTCCGCGTGATCGAGGGGGGGTTCGGGGAACGGCCCGACTGA